The DNA sequence CGAGCCCAGAACTTTAATTTTAATCCAAGGCCCAACAaaaatgatgatgatgatgatgaagcTGCTGAATGGTTTGAGGTCTTGGAGGAGTTTATTGATGGAGCTTGGATATTTCcggtaattttttattttttttttagaAATTCAAGTTGataaattttttgatttttttttactaGTTAGCAGAATTTGAGATATGGGTTTTGTTTTTAGGTGAGTTTTGGTTTCTGGGTTGGTTTTGTTTGTAGTTGTTGTTATAGGTTTGCAGTTTTAAGAGTAGTTTTGTAGAAACATTGGGTGGTTTTTTGGATATGTTTTTTGTAAACTTTTCGGCCTCAAAGTTTGCACCAGTGTACTCGTTAAATCCTCAAGTTTGAAAGCGTACATTTTCAGCGTTCAGTATCCAAAATATGCTTTTTTACCCTTGAACCGGGGAAAAAACCGGGTGAAAACCGGCCGGTCTAAGGGTAAAAGGTTACGTTTTCAGTATCTGAGGGGCAAAAATGTACGTTTTTGAACCATAGGGGCTGATGGGTATATTGGTGCAAAGTCTAAGGTTTAAAAGGTCATTTGtctatatttttttatttagttATTAAGTTGAATGTGTAGATGTTTATGTACTCTGTGTTTTAAACTTTTAGTTTCTAGTTGACTAACTTGTTTGTGCTAAAAGATTGTTGTTTAGGTTATAGTTGGGTAGCTATATATTTTCCTAGTGGAAACTATGAGTTATGTTGCGAATTATATGAATTAGTATGACCTATAGCTATATATGTCGAATGATTAGACAATTTTACCTAGATAAGAATGTTGTTTGAGAGAGTAAGAAACTGTGTTGCTAGTCCTTTGTGTATGGAAAAATGAATCATTTTCTCACAAGATGTCAAGAGTTAGGATAAATAATACCTGATGAGATGGTAGCTACTTGCAAGTACTTATTTGCAGTTTTGAAGCTCAGGATTGATGTTAAGATTATTTTTGTTTCCGGTAGAAATCACTCTGGTTTGGGTTACTAGTTCTTGTTTCTTATGATGTCACATGATCGATAGACAACATGATAATTGCTTTTACTGGCGGGCTACATGCAAGCTTTTAAATGCATAGGACTTCGTGTtgcaaatcaaataaaaattagactTAAGAATTAGGCTGGTTGGATGTAATTTCTCTTTCAACATGTTGGAATTGAACTCTTCATTGCATATATCATTACCCTTTGTGGTGTATTAGCTGAAACCTCTGACATGTTGACGAAAATCATCTTCATTCAGCACATTCAAACTTGATTGTCATGTTATGCTTTTATGCGTTACATGTTTGTGGACTCCCAACATCTCTCACAGATCAGtgataaattaaaattttaatatagaTATTCTTATAAACAAAGTTGATGCCTGACAGATCAGAAAGTGATACTCCAAAACTTCAACCAATTTACTACACTAAATTATATAATGTCTCAGTCACACTACTACTGAATTTATAAAGAAAGAATTAtatgataaattatttattttcaaaagttaCATGTTCTAAATCCATCTAAATGTGAACAATTCCTGGAGCTTGCAtatttgtggttaaaatatgAAGAGGGGAGTTTATGCATATACTTCAGTTATATCAGATCTCAGATCTCTAATGTACTTTCGTACACATGAGTTTTTTATGCGACCTGAACTATGGCCAGCTTCACACTTTGCTTATTATGTAGTATGAGGAAATACAGGGATCTCAAATCTCCACTTTCCATTGCTCGGTATCAGCGCCCATAAAAAGCAGTGCATCAAATGTGTTTGTGATTATTGTTGTCCTTAGATGTATCATGCTAATCGTCTTCGTACCTTTTTACTAGAATCCTGAGAATCCTCTAAATTTGTTCTCCCACATCTTTTCTGAGGTACCCGGTATTTGTTCCGCTCTGACTATAAATTATCAACTTCGTGTGGACTTGCTCTAAGTTAACATGTTATACAATAACATAGAACTTCTCACAGTGTGCTCCTCGTATTATATCGATTTCACTTTAGAAGTTCAATTAACGTTCCCATTAGGTTACAGTAGGACAGCCAGACCAAATAATGTTAAGAACTTGTCTTCAGTTGCCTCTTTCTACTGTTGATATACACCAGCTATATATATCCGTTTTGGTATTTTTGCTTAGTTCTCGATGATGTCATCGCCTCTTCGGCTAAAGCATATTCTTTTTTTCTTATATATTCATACAGCATACTCTTCGCAGTTGTCAGACATCTGATATATAAGTTTATGTTCACCACATTCTAATTTTTAAGCCATAATTACAAATTCTATTAATTGCTGCAGGTATTCAGATCTTTTGGTTGGATGCTTCCAGCAATAATCTCATCATTGCTAATAACTTCAGGTCCGAAAGCTTTCCTTATGGCACTAGCTGTTCCTTTGGGGCAGTCGGCTCTTTCTCTAGTATTTCAAAAGATTGTAGGAAAGAAACCAAGCAAACCAAAGCGGAAGGCACAAACTAGGAGAAGACCACGCGCTCGGTCTGCAAGAAATGTGAAATTTGAAGAAGACGAAGAAGAAACAAATGAGGGTTCCAGAACGGAATCAATGGGTTATCAAACTTGGATAGGTGGAAATGACGTTCGAGTAGACAGGGATAGCCGAAGATCGCCTAGATATGGTGGATGGGACGATCTAGATAGACAGTCTAAAACCTATAAAGGATCCAAAAAGAACTCTGCTCAAAATACAGATAGACCGCAGAGGAGCAAATTGAGTAGGGGAGGGAGAAAAGGTGAAACACCTTTATTGTTGAGATTGCTGATTGCTGTTTTCCCATTCTTGGGTTCGTGGACCAAAATTTTGTAACCATTTTGGGGATGCTAAAATATCAACTAGAGCAGAGCTTTCTCCCGCTACATCTAGCAATTATATAGTCACAGGTTCGTATTATATTGTTATACAAATATACCCGAATTCTTTTTCCTTGGAAGGGGGTGCTGATTTTGCCAGCACTTCTTTGAGCTAGGAGAATGAGTATGTTCTATTCAGCATGCAGTGCTGGCTATTGCTGTTAGATGCTCTTCACCAAATAGAGTATGCCGTTTAGTTTGTAAGTAATCTGTCGATACCAAACTTTTAGTATCGGTATATGTCTGATCGAGTAAAGAACAGGATGCAGGAGTTGTCTCTATTCTGTTCTCAGATTCGTACTAGCTTGGCAAATGCATCCACCAGCAACTATGCTGCTGTTGTAATCTGCTTCTTGTCTGATTACCATTTGTGattcatatatttttttaatatgtatATTAAGAACTTTATTATTTGTAAGCATGTGTTTATGTCCTGGACATTGTTTTATAAGGCAGTAGTGCATATTTAAACTTTCTTTCAACTGGGATGGTGATGAAACTGACCTGATACAGATTTAGGCAAGAGTATGAAGTTTAGGCAAGAGTCACAGGGATGGTACAAATTATAAAAGAGAGGAATAAATTAAACAAGCGACTTTTTGAACACGGAAACTCGGTTTTCGATCTATGGTATACAGAATCTCAGTTTTCAATCTTTCATCGCATCAtcggtgtatatatatatatcattgtAAAATATCATCGCATCTACTAATTTGAAGGCATGCTAATAAATCTTCATTATTGAATACCAGAATATGGAGCAAGTTGGGTTTAGCATTATTTTGTTTTGACGATGCTAACAAATCTTCATTATTGAATACCGGAATATGGAGCAAGTTGGGTTTAACATTATTTTTTTTGACGAATATGACTTACGGTCTTAAAAATAAGTATCTATTCTTATAAATTCTCGAGGTGAGCGAGAATCGAACGCATAAACTGGGAACGACAGAGGATAAACCGTTAACCCCCTAAGCTGTCCGGGACTAAGCATTATTGTATCTGCAATACAACATATTTCAACAATCACAGCGTTATTATTAGGTTGTTAGTTTGAAGATGTCTTCAGGGCAGATGATAAGTTGACATTATACATGAATGAAGCCCACTTCTGTGATGCTCCAAATTAAACCTAAAAGAAAAGGTCTGCATTTTATGTTTGACATCATACATGAAAAGTCCTATACACAATAACTTCTTCATTGACCTTAAGATCATGTAACTCTGGTGCGCAAGAAAGGACTCACAAAGTCAGAATTACTAGACACATTCATCATGCTATCATCTATTCATGTTAAACTTCTCTAATTTGATATTACTTTCATTTTTATTCAGTCCAAATAATTTAACGAGTAGTGTTAAATATCCCAAAATTTTTAACACACGTTACAGATTTTGATTTGGGGACGAATATGTATGATACGCGTGACGGATTTTGATTTGGGGACACGTGTGAACGCGTGGTCCATATTATTATTTACAAACTTACAAATTCCAGGATTGATATATTAGCGGTTGGAgaattttttttggaaaatatTTAAAATCTTTATCATTTTCCTAATTTAATATACTTGATTTTGATCGAATTCGTTATAcgtattaaaatttaatttcaATTCGGTTTCTCGAATTCATATTACGAATTAGATTCTTATTTAAAATAAGACATAGCGAAAATGTCATATTGTGGAAGGTTGTATAAACAGGGCATGAATGATCAAGAATAACCAAAAAGTGGTGACCATGTCTCCATTATCTTCATCTGCAACCACCCAACTCTCCCTTGCCATTATCGATAAAGCACAATATCTATACAATCGAACAAAATTTGTTTCATCACATGTGGTCATATTCAATTTTTTGcattcttttaaaaaaaataataatttagcTTATATATCTTACAATTGAGTATCTGTTCTAACAAATCTCGGGATGAGCGAGAATCGAACTCAGAACCTGAGatgacaaaaaataaacctttAATTTTTTGCATTCTTTTAGTTTAATGGTTCCACCCAATATTTTTTCACGAATATCATCGTATACATGAAAAACTCGAAAAACTGACTAGTAGTTCATACATCATCATTTGAAGACAGTTTCGTAAATGATTTTGAGAAGTCTAATATTTTTTGTCGAGTAATTTGCACATAATGTTGAATTTCGCACGTGATTACGAAATTTAACGAATCATTTTAACAACCAGATATCCTAATTACTATTTTTTCCTAAAGAAGTTTCTGATTACATTCCAATTCAATTCCCTTTCCATTTTTCAGCACAAAATTTCTAATACAAAAAAGGAAAAGGCAGCTCTTTTTGATTAGTCAATGCTAAACTTTTAATATTCAATTCAAATCTAGAAAACCAACACAAATTATAATCAAACCATCCTTATTAGTCAAGTCGTATACAATTTATTTCAAATCAGACTCAACTACTCTCTGATTTGATTATACAACCAAGCTGCCAAAACATAAAGACAACATTTCTAATAGCAAATCTCTTTTTTCACGGTCTACTTACCCGTAGATTAATTGTATCGAGATATAATATCCGTTTCAGAAATTTCTTAAttgaaaaatatataaatatatttttgaatatttagaCAATAAATTTTTAAACGGTAATGAAATCACACTAAACCACACACAAACACATACACATACATGTAGTACACGTAAAAAAATGCTAGAAATCCTAAAACTGTTCCCGAATGTCGACCGTGACGTTTCAATTCGCGGAGCGCATAACTATACATACAATTAAATCATACCGGCTAAACATTTGAGAACGTTTTTGAGAACGTATTTGAGAAGACTGCATTTCAATGCCACTAGCAATACTAAACCACAACAAATCTAAGTAGAAAGTGAAGGCTCAATCTTTCTCATCGGAGTCCCATGCTTTATCGACTCATCTTGATCATAAGCATAAGCGAACCCACCATGTCGCGTCATATCCATACCGGCCATCTCGTCCTCCGCCGATATCCTCAGCAGCTTCAGCTTGTGCAGACCGTAAAACAGAGGCCCCATCGTAGCCGAAACCCAACCGAAAATCACCAGAATTTGAATAATGTGAGCGCCTAATAATTTCCCACCGCCGCCCATAAATAATCCGTGTGGCCGCCCCGCCTTTCCTCCGTAAACTTCCCCAACGTACTTCTCTCTCGCAAATAAACCCGTAAAAATGATCCCCCAGACGCCGCATCCCCCGTGCAATTGTGCGGCCTCCAGGGGATCATCGTACTTCATTTTCTCCGCTAATTTGTTAAATCCAATCAAAACCAAAGCAGCAACAAATCCACAAATAATCGCGGCCCATGGATCAACCACAGAACAGCCACCGGTAATCGCAGCAAACCCACCTAACAAACCATTGCAAACATCGGTAACATTCCAGTGACCTGACAATAGTCTCTTCCCGAATAAAGTTGTCAGAGCTGCGGTGCATCCGGCTAACGTCGTCGTGACAGCCGTTCGTCCAACGGCACTCCATTGACCATAATAACTACCGGTATTATAAATAACCGCGATTTTATTAAACGATCCCGGATTAAATCCGTACCATCCGAACCAAAGAAGAAATGTACCTAATACAACCAATGACGCGCTATGTCCTCGTAGCGCGATTGCACGTCCACTTTGATCGAACCGGCCTATGCGAGGCCCTTCGATCAATGCTCCGTATAAGCCAGCAATACCGCCAACCATATGAACGACCCCGGATCCAGCAAAATCGATTACGCCAGAATCGAATAACAGATTGTCAGTTTTAAAAGGACTAGCCC is a window from the Apium graveolens cultivar Ventura chromosome 1, ASM990537v1, whole genome shotgun sequence genome containing:
- the LOC141675588 gene encoding ammonium transporter 1 member 1-like, giving the protein MATPMTCSADLAQLFGANTTNATAAASYICDQFSTLDTRFMDTNYAIDSTYLLFSAYLVFAMQLGFAMLCAGSVRAKNTMNIMLTNVLDAAAGGLFYYMFGFAFAYGAPSNGFIGKHFFGLKDVPDASFDYSNFLYQWAFAIAAAGITSGSIAERTQFVAYLIYSSFLTGFVYPIVSHWFWSPDGWASPFKTDNLLFDSGVIDFAGSGVVHMVGGIAGLYGALIEGPRIGRFDQSGRAIALRGHSASLVVLGTFLLWFGWYGFNPGSFNKIAVIYNTGSYYGQWSAVGRTAVTTTLAGCTAALTTLFGKRLLSGHWNVTDVCNGLLGGFAAITGGCSVVDPWAAIICGFVAALVLIGFNKLAEKMKYDDPLEAAQLHGGCGVWGIIFTGLFAREKYVGEVYGGKAGRPHGLFMGGGGKLLGAHIIQILVIFGWVSATMGPLFYGLHKLKLLRISAEDEMAGMDMTRHGGFAYAYDQDESIKHGTPMRKIEPSLST
- the LOC141675572 gene encoding uncharacterized protein LOC141675572, which translates into the protein MELKQLQIKQPKLCLDPPARTPTTKLYKQCLYLFPNSNLFLHSPLRNVQAQYRRWDSNAENFRAQNFNFNPRPNKNDDDDDEAAEWFEVLEEFIDGAWIFPVFRSFGWMLPAIISSLLITSGPKAFLMALAVPLGQSALSLVFQKIVGKKPSKPKRKAQTRRRPRARSARNVKFEEDEEETNEGSRTESMGYQTWIGGNDVRVDRDSRRSPRYGGWDDLDRQSKTYKGSKKNSAQNTDRPQRSKLSRGGRKGETPLLLRLLIAVFPFLGSWTKIL